In a single window of the Anaerocolumna cellulosilytica genome:
- a CDS encoding response regulator transcription factor, protein MEQVSILVVDDDKEIAELVEIHLIGDGYQVFKAFSAKEGFEILEREDIKLIILDIMMPGTDGLSMCKTIRNTSTIPIIMLSAKSADLDKIIGLGTGADDYVIKPFNPLELTARVKSQLRRYTKFNPNSFEDKLNKEIMVNHLIINKEDHRVIAYEKEVKLTPIEFDILYLLATNPGRVFSTDEIFERVWNEKMYEANNTVMVHIRRLREKIEMDSRNAQIIKTVWGVGYKIEK, encoded by the coding sequence ATGGAACAAGTCAGTATTTTAGTTGTAGATGATGATAAAGAAATTGCAGAACTTGTTGAAATACATCTTATTGGTGATGGATATCAGGTATTTAAGGCATTTAGTGCTAAGGAAGGGTTTGAGATTCTGGAACGGGAAGATATCAAATTGATAATACTTGATATTATGATGCCGGGAACGGATGGTTTAAGTATGTGCAAAACAATTCGTAACACCAGCACGATTCCAATCATAATGCTAAGTGCCAAATCTGCTGATTTGGATAAAATCATAGGTCTTGGAACCGGAGCAGATGATTATGTGATAAAACCTTTCAATCCTTTGGAATTGACTGCCAGAGTAAAATCTCAGCTTAGACGATATACAAAATTCAACCCAAATTCTTTTGAAGATAAATTAAATAAAGAAATTATGGTGAACCACCTAATTATTAATAAAGAAGACCACCGTGTTATAGCATACGAAAAAGAAGTGAAACTAACCCCTATTGAATTCGATATTTTATATCTGTTGGCTACCAACCCGGGCAGGGTATTCAGTACGGATGAAATATTTGAGCGAGTATGGAATGAAAAGATGTATGAAGCCAATAATACGGTTATGGTTCATATACGAAGATTACGGGAGAAAATAGAGATGGACTCTAGGAATGCTCAAATCATTAAAACGGTATGGGGAGTAGGGTACAAAATTGAAAAATAG
- a CDS encoding tRNA (adenine(22)-N(1))-methyltransferase yields the protein MQLSIRLKAVADSVTKGNRVADVGCDHAYISIYLIENNIAPQVIAMDVNKGPLERAKENITLYGYEERIQTRLSDGLEKLVPGEADTILLAGMGGALMVRILTEGRAAVSKCTELVLQPQSELQLVRKYLHQIGYSIVEEHMVKDEGKFYTIIKAVISDAGTELYSGEVYYLYGKKLLEQGLPVVKEYLDREKCLRLEVVEALEQKPTDKTVLRLVEIRQELLYIEEAMKLMQKDDVNP from the coding sequence TTGCAATTATCAATAAGACTAAAAGCAGTGGCGGATTCCGTTACAAAAGGAAACAGAGTTGCAGATGTAGGATGCGACCACGCCTACATATCCATATATTTAATTGAAAATAACATAGCACCCCAGGTTATAGCTATGGACGTGAATAAAGGACCTTTGGAAAGAGCAAAGGAAAATATCACGCTATACGGCTATGAAGAGAGAATTCAGACCAGACTGTCAGATGGTTTAGAGAAGCTTGTTCCCGGAGAAGCGGATACAATACTGCTAGCCGGTATGGGCGGAGCCCTTATGGTAAGAATTCTGACAGAGGGCAGGGCAGCAGTTAGCAAGTGCACAGAATTAGTCCTTCAGCCTCAGTCAGAATTACAGCTGGTAAGAAAATATCTTCATCAGATTGGGTACTCCATTGTAGAAGAACATATGGTAAAAGATGAGGGTAAGTTCTACACCATTATAAAAGCAGTAATATCCGATGCAGGGACAGAATTATATTCCGGTGAGGTGTATTACTTGTATGGAAAAAAGTTATTAGAGCAGGGGCTGCCGGTAGTGAAGGAATATTTAGACAGGGAAAAATGTCTTCGCTTGGAAGTAGTTGAAGCCTTAGAACAGAAACCTACAGACAAAACTGTCTTAAGACTGGTAGAGATTAGGCAGGAGCTTTTATATATTGAAGAAGCTATGAAACTGATGCAAAAAGATGACGTAAATCCATGA
- the rpoD gene encoding RNA polymerase sigma factor RpoD, producing MDENMVKFSEKLKELLVFAKKKKNVLEFQEINDFFVDFDMDPNMVERIYEFLEANNVDVLRITEDEEDIILEDEDLEEIDFSIPEGISIDDPVRMYLKEIGKVPLLSADEEIELARRMKVGDAEAKKRLAEANLRLVVSIAKRYVGRGMMFLDLIQEGNLGLIKAVEKFDYTKGFKFSTYATWWIRQAITRAIADQARTIRIPVHMVETINKLIRVQRQLLQELGREPSPEEVAAEMNVPVERVREIQKISQEPVSLETPIGEEEDSHLGDFIQDDNVPVPAEAAAFTLLKEQLIDVLGTLTDREQKVLRLRFGLDDGRARTLEEVGKEFNVTRERIRQIEAKALRKLRHPSRSRKLKDYLE from the coding sequence ATGGATGAGAACATGGTTAAATTTTCAGAAAAGCTAAAAGAGCTTTTGGTTTTTGCCAAAAAGAAAAAGAATGTTCTTGAATTTCAGGAAATAAATGATTTTTTTGTCGATTTTGATATGGACCCCAATATGGTGGAAAGAATCTACGAATTTCTTGAAGCAAACAATGTAGATGTTTTGAGAATTACAGAAGATGAAGAAGATATTATATTAGAAGACGAAGACCTGGAAGAAATTGATTTTTCCATACCGGAAGGAATAAGCATTGACGATCCCGTCAGGATGTATTTAAAAGAAATCGGTAAAGTTCCCCTGTTAAGTGCAGATGAAGAGATTGAACTGGCAAGGAGAATGAAGGTTGGAGATGCTGAAGCAAAAAAACGACTGGCAGAGGCCAATCTCCGTCTGGTAGTTAGTATAGCAAAACGCTATGTAGGACGTGGTATGATGTTTCTTGACTTAATACAGGAAGGAAACCTAGGATTAATTAAAGCTGTGGAAAAGTTTGATTACACCAAAGGCTTTAAATTCAGTACCTATGCCACTTGGTGGATAAGGCAGGCGATTACAAGAGCCATAGCAGACCAGGCTAGAACCATTCGTATTCCGGTGCATATGGTGGAAACCATTAATAAGTTAATTCGTGTACAGAGACAGTTATTACAGGAATTAGGAAGAGAACCGTCACCGGAGGAGGTGGCAGCAGAAATGAATGTTCCGGTAGAGAGGGTACGGGAAATACAAAAGATTTCACAGGAACCGGTGTCATTAGAAACGCCTATCGGTGAAGAAGAGGACAGCCATCTGGGAGATTTTATACAAGATGACAATGTACCTGTACCGGCAGAAGCGGCTGCATTTACTTTATTAAAGGAACAATTAATTGATGTTCTTGGAACCTTAACAGATCGTGAACAAAAAGTTCTGCGTCTGCGGTTTGGACTAGATGATGGACGTGCCCGTACCTTAGAAGAGGTTGGTAAGGAATTTAATGTAACCAGAGAGCGTATCCGTCAGATAGAAGCAAAAGCCCTAAGAAAGTTAAGACATCCCAGCAGAAGCCGTAAATTAAAGGACTATCTGGAATAA
- a CDS encoding nucleoside kinase yields the protein MEEKVQIEIDGEIKVYPKGIRLLDISREYQKNYKEDIILAYINNKLRELPKTVQKDCKIRFVTTADDAGHKTYNRGLTLVMLKAMYSVIGADNINKISVEFSIGNGLYCQPDIKVPITEGLCKAIKEKMEDLIQKDFPIMKRSMGTDDAIELFNFYGMHDKEKLFHYRRVSKANIYNLEGFEDYYYGYMPPSTGMLKYFDLFPYGGGVILLLPEKRSTKELEAFVPQEKLFYTLMESNRSSSNMEIETVGALNDAIVEGRINDLILTQEALQEMKIGEIAEQIKTSGKKFVMIAGPSSSGKTTFSHRLSIQLKTHGLTPHPIAVDDYFVERDMTPLDEEGKPNYESLYSIDLESFNKDMTDLLAGKTVELPSFNFKTGHREYKGKYKTLGANDILVIEGIHGLNDKMSYSLPRESKFKIYISALTSLNIDEHNRIPTTDLRLIRRMVRDARTRGVSGTQTINMWPSVRRGEEENIFPYQEDSDVMFNSALIYELAILKQYAEPVLFGIRKDSEEYVEAKRLLKFLDYFLGVSSEAVPQNSILKEFVGGSCFKV from the coding sequence ATGGAAGAAAAAGTTCAGATTGAAATAGATGGAGAAATCAAGGTTTACCCAAAGGGCATCCGATTACTGGATATCAGCAGGGAATACCAGAAAAACTATAAAGAAGATATTATTCTTGCATATATAAATAATAAATTAAGAGAATTACCAAAGACGGTACAAAAAGACTGTAAGATACGGTTTGTTACCACTGCTGACGATGCAGGGCATAAAACCTATAACAGGGGTCTAACGCTGGTTATGTTAAAAGCGATGTACAGCGTAATTGGAGCAGACAATATTAATAAAATATCTGTTGAATTTTCCATTGGTAACGGTTTATATTGCCAGCCGGATATAAAAGTCCCCATTACAGAGGGATTATGTAAGGCAATCAAAGAGAAGATGGAAGATTTAATTCAAAAGGATTTTCCTATTATGAAAAGGTCTATGGGAACTGATGATGCTATTGAGTTATTTAATTTCTACGGAATGCATGATAAAGAGAAGCTATTCCATTACCGCAGGGTGTCAAAGGCAAATATATATAATCTGGAAGGTTTTGAAGATTATTATTATGGCTATATGCCGCCCAGTACCGGCATGTTGAAATACTTTGACCTTTTTCCATACGGCGGAGGAGTAATCCTTTTATTGCCGGAAAAAAGAAGCACGAAAGAATTAGAAGCCTTTGTTCCACAGGAAAAGCTGTTCTATACTTTAATGGAGTCTAACCGCTCTAGCAGCAACATGGAAATCGAGACCGTGGGGGCTTTAAATGATGCAATCGTAGAAGGCAGAATTAATGATTTAATCCTGACCCAGGAGGCTCTCCAGGAAATGAAAATCGGGGAAATTGCTGAGCAGATAAAGACATCCGGCAAGAAATTCGTTATGATTGCAGGTCCGTCCTCCTCCGGGAAAACCACCTTTTCTCACAGGTTATCCATACAGCTGAAAACCCATGGTTTAACACCTCATCCCATTGCAGTGGACGACTATTTTGTAGAACGTGATATGACTCCTTTGGATGAAGAAGGAAAACCCAATTATGAATCGCTATATTCTATTGATTTGGAAAGCTTTAATAAAGATATGACCGATTTACTGGCGGGCAAAACCGTTGAACTTCCAAGCTTTAACTTTAAAACCGGGCATAGGGAATACAAAGGCAAATACAAGACCCTTGGAGCAAATGATATTCTTGTTATCGAGGGTATTCATGGTTTAAATGATAAAATGTCTTACAGCCTTCCAAGGGAAAGTAAATTCAAAATCTACATCAGTGCTTTGACTTCTCTGAACATAGATGAACATAACCGTATACCGACCACTGATTTACGATTAATAAGACGTATGGTAAGAGATGCCAGAACCAGAGGGGTATCCGGTACCCAGACCATTAACATGTGGCCATCCGTGAGACGGGGGGAAGAAGAAAATATTTTCCCTTATCAAGAGGATTCGGATGTAATGTTTAATTCCGCTTTGATTTATGAGCTGGCTATCTTAAAACAATATGCAGAACCTGTATTATTTGGAATTCGTAAGGATTCTGAGGAATATGTGGAAGCCAAACGACTTCTTAAATTTTTGGATTATTTTCTTGGAGTAAGCAGTGAAGCAGTGCCACAGAATTCGATATTAAAAGAATTCGTAGGGGGAAGTTGTTTTAAAGTTTAA
- a CDS encoding helix-turn-helix domain-containing protein, translating to MYIYKRIKDLREDRDLTQGQISKLLNTTQQQYSKYELGIQEIPVHHLITLADYYNTSTDYLLGRTDNKKFYK from the coding sequence ATGTATATCTATAAACGAATTAAGGATTTACGAGAGGATAGAGATTTGACTCAGGGGCAGATTTCTAAATTGCTGAATACAACTCAGCAACAATACAGTAAATATGAATTAGGTATTCAAGAAATACCTGTTCATCACCTGATTACATTGGCTGACTATTATAATACTTCAACAGATTATTTATTAGGACGTACCGATAATAAAAAATTTTATAAATAG
- a CDS encoding SymE family type I addiction module toxin yields the protein MKLKTRCLKVYQSYYKRQPIPEIILKGQWLNGTGFSIGDIIEVCCKENEIVITKKT from the coding sequence ATGAAGTTGAAAACCAGATGTTTAAAAGTATATCAATCGTATTATAAAAGACAACCAATTCCTGAAATTATACTGAAAGGGCAGTGGTTGAATGGAACTGGATTTTCAATTGGTGATATTATTGAGGTATGCTGTAAAGAGAATGAGATTGTAATAACGAAAAAAACATAA
- the dnaG gene encoding DNA primase, with protein sequence MFYPEELVEEIRIKNDIVDVIGSYVKLQKKGGSHMGLCPFHNEKSPSFSVSSSKQMYHCFGCGVGGNVFTFIMEYENYTFVETIKYLAGKAGINLPEVEYSEEAKKQAGLKNRLLEINKEAAKYYYYQLKSNRGQAAYEYLKNRALSAETIKKFGLGFSNKTGDDLYQYLKHLGYEDSILKEAGLFSFDEKKKVYDKFWNRVMFPIMDVNNRVIGFGGRVMGEGTPKYLNSPETKLFDKSRNLYGLNFARIARRPNILICEGYMDVIALHQAGFTNAVASLGTAFTGLQANLLKRYTGEVLLTYDSDEAGTKAALRAIPILKEAGLTVKVIDMKPYKDPDEFIKALGADEFTKRIESARNSFLFEIDVLEKEYDLNDPEAKTRFFNEVAKKLLIFTEEIERNIYTQTVADKYLIGFENLKKLVNRYGAQLIGGQVPRSKESGVEGKRKNVPEDGMKQSQKILLTWLIEDTRIFDKIQGIIKPEDFTEELYKEVAQMVFEQYKTEHTVTPAKIINRFESKEEQNETASLFNMSMNHEMSDMEREKALNETVLRIKKNSLDLQSKMAIENNDILALQSIIKEQADLQKLHISLHDG encoded by the coding sequence ATGTTTTATCCTGAAGAGCTGGTGGAAGAAATAAGAATCAAAAACGATATAGTGGATGTAATCGGTTCCTATGTTAAGCTTCAGAAAAAAGGCGGCAGTCATATGGGGCTTTGTCCTTTTCATAACGAAAAATCCCCCTCCTTTAGCGTGAGCAGTTCAAAACAAATGTATCATTGCTTTGGCTGTGGAGTTGGAGGTAATGTTTTCACATTTATTATGGAGTATGAGAATTATACCTTTGTGGAGACGATAAAATACCTGGCCGGAAAAGCAGGCATTAATCTGCCAGAGGTGGAATATAGTGAGGAAGCCAAGAAGCAGGCAGGTTTAAAGAATCGATTGTTAGAGATTAATAAAGAAGCTGCAAAGTATTATTATTATCAGTTAAAATCAAACCGTGGACAAGCAGCTTATGAATATTTAAAAAATAGAGCATTGTCCGCGGAAACGATTAAAAAATTCGGTCTTGGATTTTCTAACAAAACCGGAGACGACTTGTATCAGTACCTAAAACATTTAGGATATGAAGATAGTATTCTAAAGGAAGCCGGCTTATTCAGTTTTGATGAAAAAAAGAAAGTATATGACAAATTCTGGAATCGGGTTATGTTTCCAATTATGGATGTGAATAACCGGGTAATCGGCTTCGGCGGCCGTGTTATGGGTGAAGGTACACCAAAATACTTAAATTCTCCAGAAACAAAATTATTTGATAAAAGCCGTAATCTGTATGGGCTTAATTTTGCAAGAATAGCCAGAAGACCCAATATTTTAATCTGCGAAGGCTATATGGATGTGATTGCCCTGCACCAGGCTGGCTTTACTAATGCCGTGGCTTCTCTTGGAACGGCCTTTACAGGTTTACAGGCGAATTTATTAAAACGTTATACGGGTGAGGTATTACTAACCTATGATAGTGACGAAGCAGGTACAAAGGCTGCCTTAAGGGCAATTCCCATCTTAAAGGAGGCAGGGCTGACAGTTAAAGTAATTGATATGAAGCCGTATAAAGACCCGGATGAGTTTATCAAAGCTTTGGGAGCCGATGAATTTACAAAACGGATAGAAAGTGCCAGGAATTCCTTCTTATTTGAAATTGATGTGCTGGAAAAGGAATATGATTTAAACGATCCGGAAGCAAAAACCAGGTTTTTTAATGAAGTTGCAAAAAAATTGCTGATATTTACCGAGGAAATCGAGAGAAACATATATACTCAAACGGTTGCAGACAAATACCTGATAGGTTTTGAAAACCTGAAAAAGCTGGTAAACCGTTATGGGGCGCAGCTCATAGGCGGACAGGTTCCCAGGTCAAAAGAAAGTGGAGTAGAAGGCAAACGGAAGAATGTTCCTGAGGATGGTATGAAGCAATCCCAAAAAATACTCCTGACTTGGTTGATTGAAGATACCAGAATATTCGATAAAATACAGGGAATTATCAAACCTGAGGATTTTACGGAGGAGCTCTATAAAGAAGTGGCGCAGATGGTTTTTGAGCAGTACAAAACAGAGCATACCGTAACTCCGGCTAAGATAATTAACCGTTTTGAAAGTAAAGAGGAACAAAATGAAACAGCTTCTCTTTTTAATATGTCTATGAACCATGAGATGAGTGACATGGAACGCGAGAAGGCACTGAATGAAACAGTACTCAGGATAAAGAAGAACAGTCTTGATTTACAAAGTAAAATGGCGATTGAAAATAATGATATTCTGGCACTCCAAAGCATTATAAAGGAACAGGCTGACTTACAAAAATTGCATATTTCCCTACATGATGGTTAA
- a CDS encoding amidase domain-containing protein produces MWDSDGSLGGKTRRGWNNCTNFVSQCLYAGGVSQIGHESGPYSSTSWYYEDFFLSKPSYTWGGAQNFYNFWFWRVGVKSYASSVEAGDPISIDFDGDGSIDHTVIVTRLGTTGNYATAYITQHTYDKFEEKSVKNLYDSGYTIYIYDI; encoded by the coding sequence ATGTGGGATTCAGATGGAAGCTTAGGAGGAAAAACTCGAAGAGGATGGAATAATTGTACAAATTTTGTTTCACAATGCTTATATGCGGGTGGAGTATCCCAGATAGGTCATGAAAGCGGACCTTATTCATCAACTAGTTGGTATTATGAAGATTTCTTTTTATCAAAACCTTCATATACATGGGGCGGTGCACAAAACTTTTATAACTTTTGGTTTTGGAGAGTTGGTGTAAAAAGCTATGCTTCGTCCGTAGAAGCAGGCGACCCAATAAGTATTGATTTTGATGGAGACGGAAGTATTGACCATACAGTAATCGTGACACGTTTGGGTACTACTGGAAATTATGCAACGGCCTATATAACTCAGCATACTTATGATAAATTTGAAGAAAAAAGTGTGAAAAATTTGTATGATAGTGGATATACTATTTACATATACGATATTTAA